A window of Chryseobacterium sp. IHB B 17019 genomic DNA:
TGGTCTTGATGTTTTCGCCATGTTCATCGGCAATTTCCTGGAGGGTTTTGTCGTTGAGTTCATTTTCTACGTAGACCAACCTTTGTTTTTCCGGTAATTCATCCAAAGCTTCAAAGAGCTTTTTCCAGATTTCATCCTGAAACATCCTCACTTCCGGGCCCGCGCTTTCATCCATCAGTAAAATATCCTTGATGGAAAAATCTCCGTCTTCATCTTCGTAGACAAAATCTTCAAGATTTTCGGTTTTCTTTTTGCGGTATTTGTCTGTGATTTTATTCGCTGTAACCCTGTACAGCCAACCGCCAACGTTCACAATCTCAGAAAGATTGGTAAGACTACTGAACTGATACCACACCTCCTGCAGAATATCTTCCGCATC
This region includes:
- a CDS encoding RNA polymerase sigma factor — translated: MPQKEKENIISQTVSKYGGKLMSYIRPKVKNTEDAEDILQEVWYQFSSLTNLSEIVNVGGWLYRVTANKITDKYRKKKTENLEDFVYEDEDGDFSIKDILLMDESAGPEVRMFQDEIWKKLFEALDELPEKQRLVYVENELNDKTLQEIADEHGENIKTIISRKNYAIKHLRNRLRKLYEDLNS